The following coding sequences are from one Dermacentor andersoni chromosome 5, qqDerAnde1_hic_scaffold, whole genome shotgun sequence window:
- the LOC126531116 gene encoding venom serine carboxypeptidase-like — protein MLLNHFENIHLCFAAGEALYLTPLIEAGRLDEAKFLSKVGRIGADHEVPSFAGYITVNPQFNSNLFFWFVPAMTNPEHAPVLLWLQGGPGSSSMMGLFVEHGPYRLSKDGEEVKFRKQTWARRYSMLYVDQPVGTGYSFTDCQSGYARDMTDVGRDMLEFLQQFFTLFGELAQNEFYITGESYAGKCA, from the exons ATGCTTCTCAACCACTTTGAGAATATTCATCTCTGCTTTGCTGCAGGGGAGGCGCTGTACCTGACGCCGCTCATTGAGGCAGGGAGGCTGGATGAGGCCAAGTTCCTTAGCAAGGTTGGTCGCATCGGAGCAGATCATGAGGTGCCCAGCTTCGCTGGATACATCACTGTCAATCCACAGTTCAACAGTAACCTGTTCTTCTGGTTTGTACCCGCGATG ACTAACCCTGAGCACGCTCCGGTGCTGCTGTGGCTACAAGGTGGACCCGGATCGTCTTCAATGATGGGACTCTTCGTCGAGCACGGGCCGTACCGCTTGTCGAAAGACGGCGAGGAGGTCAAGTTCCGCAAGCAGACGTGGGCCCGTCGCTACTCCATGTTGTACGTGGATCAGCCAGTCGGGACGGGTTACAGCTTCACCGACTGCCAAAGCGGCTACGCTCGCGACATGACCGACGTGGGCCGCGACATGCTCGAGTTTCTCCAGCAGTTCTTCACGCTGTTCGGAGAGCTTGCTCAGAACGAGTTCTACATCACCGGAGAGTCATACGCCGGCAAGTGCGCCTAA